A part of Nocardioides sp. WS12 genomic DNA contains:
- a CDS encoding nitrilase-related carbon-nitrogen hydrolase translates to MTIVRAAISQTTWTGDKDSMLDRHEQFAREAAAQGAQVMCFQELFYGPYFGITQDQKYYRYAESAEGPIVQRFAALAKELGMVTILPIYEEEQTGVYYNTTVTVDADGTILGKYRKHHIPHLDRFWEKFYFRPGNVGYPVFDTAVGKVGTYICYDRHFPEGWRELGLNGAHIVFNPNATKPGLSNRLWEVEGPCAAVANGYFVLQPNRVGREDNEYGDLAVDFYGTSQVIDPRGNFVGERGSAEKEELLVRDLDLGMVQQMRDDWQFYRDRRPDSYTHIAQA, encoded by the coding sequence TTGACCATCGTGCGTGCAGCCATCAGCCAGACGACCTGGACCGGCGACAAGGACTCGATGCTGGACCGGCACGAGCAGTTCGCACGAGAAGCCGCCGCGCAAGGGGCCCAGGTGATGTGCTTCCAGGAGCTCTTCTACGGGCCGTACTTCGGGATCACCCAGGACCAGAAGTACTACCGCTATGCCGAGTCCGCCGAAGGCCCGATCGTGCAGCGCTTCGCCGCGCTCGCCAAGGAGCTCGGCATGGTGACCATCCTCCCGATCTACGAGGAGGAACAGACCGGCGTCTACTACAACACCACGGTCACGGTCGACGCCGACGGCACCATCCTCGGGAAGTACCGCAAGCACCACATCCCGCACCTCGACCGGTTCTGGGAGAAGTTCTACTTCCGCCCGGGCAATGTCGGCTACCCGGTCTTCGACACCGCGGTCGGCAAGGTCGGCACGTACATCTGTTACGACCGGCACTTCCCCGAGGGCTGGCGCGAGCTCGGCCTCAACGGCGCGCACATCGTCTTCAACCCGAACGCCACCAAGCCGGGTCTGAGCAACCGGCTCTGGGAGGTCGAGGGTCCGTGCGCGGCCGTCGCCAACGGCTACTTCGTGCTGCAGCCCAACCGGGTCGGCCGCGAGGACAACGAGTACGGCGACCTCGCCGTCGACTTCTACGGCACCAGCCAGGTGATCGATCCGCGCGGCAACTTCGTCGGCGAGCGGGGCTCGGCCGAGAAGGAGGAACTGCTCGTACGCGACCTCGACCTCGGCATGGTCCAGCAGATGCGCGACGACTGGCAGTTCTATCGCGACCGCAGGCCCGACTCCTACACCCACATCGCGCAGGCCTGA
- a CDS encoding aminotransferase class I/II-fold pyridoxal phosphate-dependent enzyme, translating into MGHAPDLASLTDRTPSGIAGAFSRAIRAGELLPGDRLPTVRAVAAELGVSPATVSAAWQALRRTGAVVSRGRSGTFVQDTPTPWLSPRQRELVGAGPDGLRLDLSRGTPDPRLLPSIGPALQRVSQRAGTLTYQDEPVLPELRAVLAASWPYPAEALTVVDGATDAVTRTLEQIVRYGDRVVLESPTFPPFFDLVETLGGEIVPVELDDRGIRPDALRKALAARPVAVILQPRAHNPTGVAMDATRVEQLTRVLRRAAHGMPWVIEDDHSAGISTSADVTLATLLPEKVVHIRSYSKSHGPDLRIAAMSGPSELIDRIVARRMLGPAWTSRMVQTILLDLLTSSQALDEVGEARRQYFARQRTMVAELATHGIDLPPPDGINLWLAVRDERAALVHLSASGIRAAGGTPFLAGDATAPGQAFVRVTTGLVSPDDAADVAAAIAEAVVAV; encoded by the coding sequence ATGGGTCACGCGCCCGACCTCGCCTCCCTCACGGACCGCACCCCGTCCGGGATCGCTGGCGCCTTCAGCCGGGCCATCCGGGCCGGTGAGCTACTCCCCGGCGACCGACTCCCGACGGTGCGTGCGGTGGCCGCCGAGCTGGGCGTGTCACCGGCCACCGTGTCCGCGGCGTGGCAGGCGCTGCGTCGTACCGGAGCGGTGGTGTCGCGCGGACGGTCCGGCACGTTCGTCCAGGACACCCCGACGCCCTGGCTCTCCCCGCGCCAACGTGAGCTGGTCGGCGCCGGCCCCGACGGCCTGCGCCTCGACCTGTCCCGCGGGACGCCCGATCCCCGCTTGCTGCCCTCGATCGGGCCCGCCCTGCAGCGGGTGTCGCAACGCGCCGGGACGCTGACCTACCAGGACGAGCCCGTGCTCCCGGAGCTGCGCGCGGTGCTGGCCGCCTCGTGGCCCTACCCCGCCGAAGCCCTCACCGTCGTCGACGGCGCCACCGACGCCGTGACCCGGACCCTCGAACAGATCGTTCGGTACGGCGACCGCGTGGTGCTCGAGTCACCCACGTTCCCGCCGTTCTTCGACCTGGTCGAGACCCTCGGCGGCGAGATCGTGCCGGTCGAACTCGATGATCGCGGCATCCGGCCCGACGCCCTGCGCAAGGCGTTGGCGGCGCGACCGGTCGCGGTCATCCTGCAGCCGCGGGCGCACAACCCCACGGGGGTGGCGATGGACGCGACGCGGGTCGAACAACTGACCCGGGTCCTGCGACGCGCAGCGCACGGGATGCCCTGGGTGATCGAGGACGACCACTCGGCAGGCATCAGCACCTCGGCCGACGTCACCCTCGCCACCCTGCTGCCGGAGAAGGTCGTGCACATCCGTTCCTACTCCAAGTCGCACGGACCCGACCTCCGGATCGCCGCCATGTCGGGGCCGTCCGAGCTCATCGACCGGATCGTGGCCCGGCGCATGCTCGGGCCGGCCTGGACCTCCCGGATGGTGCAGACGATCCTGCTCGACCTGCTCACCTCGTCGCAGGCGCTGGACGAGGTCGGCGAGGCCCGGCGCCAGTACTTCGCACGCCAGCGCACGATGGTCGCGGAGCTGGCCACCCACGGCATCGACCTGCCGCCGCCCGACGGCATCAACCTGTGGCTGGCCGTCCGTGACGAGCGAGCCGCCCTGGTGCACCTGTCCGCCTCAGGGATCCGGGCAGCAGGCGGTACGCCCTTCCTCGCTGGCGACGCCACGGCCCCGGGCCAGGCGTTCGTGCGGGTCACCACCGGCCTGGTCTCCCCCGACGACGCGGCCGACGTCGCCGCGGCGATTGCCGAGGCCGTCGTCGCCGTCTGA
- a CDS encoding 3-hydroxyacyl-CoA dehydrogenase NAD-binding domain-containing protein, whose translation MSTETQTAVRYDRDADGVVTLTLDDPNASANTMNELYISSMADAVERLYAEQDDVTGVIVASAKKTFFAGGNLKGMVTTTKADAAGVFEMAENVKKALRRLELFPKPVVAAINGAALGGGYEITLATQHRILVNDRKIKVGLPEATLGLLPGGGGVTRAVRKFGLQSALMDVLLQGTQFDPETALKKGIVDELVATQDELIPAAKAWLKANPEAALNPWDAPGYKMPGGSPKSPALAGFLPAFPALLRKQVKGADYPAPRAILSAAVEGANVDFDTASRIESRYLANLIVNQDSKNMIQAFFFDLQAINSGSLRPQGIEPWKPTKVGVLGAGMMGAGIAYVCAKAGFEVVLKDVAVENAEKGKAYSEAILDKAISRGKSTEEKKAELLGRITATADPADLTGVDLVIEAVFEDPALKAKVFAEIAPFINKDALLCSNTSTLPITELAQGVDRPADFIGLHFFSPVDKMPLVEIITGKETNEVALAKAYDVVQLIRKTPIVVNDSRGFYTSRVIGFMVNEGMAMLAEGIAPYSIERATTSAGYPAPVLQLSDELNLELMAKIAKATADGEAAAGRAYTPHPGSAVVQKMIDAGRPGRLRGAGFYEYVDGQRGSIWAGLAELFPVAKEQPPIQDIRDRMLFAEALETAKTFEEGVITSAAAANIGSIMGIGFPPNTGGAAQFMTGYENKATGEIGLNAFIARADELAAQYGDRFQATAWLRELAASGGSFPA comes from the coding sequence TTGAGCACCGAGACCCAGACCGCGGTCCGTTACGACCGTGACGCCGACGGCGTCGTCACCCTCACCCTCGACGACCCGAACGCCAGCGCCAACACGATGAACGAGCTGTACATCTCGTCGATGGCCGACGCCGTCGAGCGGCTGTACGCCGAGCAGGACGACGTCACCGGCGTCATCGTCGCCTCCGCGAAGAAGACCTTCTTCGCCGGCGGCAACCTCAAGGGCATGGTCACCACGACCAAGGCCGACGCCGCGGGCGTGTTCGAGATGGCCGAGAACGTGAAGAAGGCGCTGCGCCGCCTCGAGCTGTTCCCGAAGCCCGTCGTGGCCGCGATCAACGGCGCCGCGCTCGGTGGTGGCTACGAGATCACCCTCGCGACCCAGCACCGGATCCTGGTCAACGACCGCAAGATCAAGGTCGGCCTTCCCGAGGCGACCCTGGGCCTGCTGCCCGGCGGCGGCGGCGTGACCCGCGCCGTGCGCAAGTTCGGCCTGCAGAGCGCGCTCATGGACGTGCTCCTCCAGGGCACCCAGTTCGACCCCGAGACCGCGCTGAAGAAGGGCATCGTCGACGAACTCGTCGCGACCCAGGACGAGCTGATCCCCGCCGCGAAGGCGTGGCTCAAGGCCAACCCCGAAGCGGCCCTCAACCCGTGGGACGCCCCCGGCTACAAGATGCCCGGTGGCAGCCCGAAGTCCCCGGCGCTGGCCGGTTTCCTCCCGGCCTTCCCGGCGCTGTTGCGCAAGCAGGTCAAGGGAGCCGACTACCCGGCGCCGCGCGCGATCCTGTCGGCGGCCGTCGAGGGCGCGAACGTCGACTTCGACACCGCATCGCGGATCGAGTCGCGCTACCTGGCGAACCTGATCGTCAACCAGGACTCGAAGAACATGATCCAGGCGTTCTTCTTCGACCTGCAGGCGATCAACTCCGGCTCGCTTCGTCCCCAGGGCATCGAGCCGTGGAAGCCCACCAAGGTCGGCGTCCTCGGCGCGGGCATGATGGGCGCGGGCATCGCCTACGTCTGTGCGAAGGCCGGCTTCGAGGTCGTCCTCAAGGACGTCGCCGTCGAGAACGCCGAGAAGGGCAAGGCGTACTCCGAGGCCATTCTCGACAAGGCGATCTCGCGCGGTAAGTCCACCGAGGAGAAGAAGGCCGAGCTGCTCGGCCGGATCACCGCGACCGCCGACCCGGCCGACCTGACCGGTGTCGACCTGGTCATCGAGGCCGTGTTCGAGGACCCTGCCCTGAAGGCCAAGGTCTTCGCCGAGATCGCGCCGTTCATCAACAAGGACGCGCTGCTCTGCTCGAACACGTCCACCCTGCCGATCACCGAGCTCGCCCAGGGCGTCGACCGCCCGGCCGACTTCATCGGCCTGCACTTCTTCTCCCCCGTGGACAAGATGCCGCTGGTCGAGATCATCACCGGTAAGGAGACCAACGAGGTCGCACTGGCCAAGGCGTACGACGTCGTCCAGCTGATCCGCAAGACGCCGATCGTCGTCAACGACAGCCGCGGCTTCTACACCTCGCGGGTCATCGGCTTCATGGTCAACGAGGGCATGGCGATGCTCGCGGAGGGCATTGCGCCGTACTCCATCGAGCGGGCCACCACCTCGGCCGGCTACCCGGCCCCGGTGCTGCAGCTCTCGGACGAGCTCAACCTCGAGCTGATGGCGAAGATCGCCAAGGCCACGGCCGACGGCGAAGCGGCCGCCGGTCGCGCGTACACCCCGCACCCGGGCTCAGCAGTCGTCCAGAAGATGATCGACGCGGGTCGTCCCGGTCGCCTTCGTGGCGCCGGTTTCTACGAGTACGTCGACGGCCAGCGTGGTTCGATCTGGGCCGGTCTCGCCGAGCTCTTCCCGGTCGCCAAGGAGCAGCCGCCGATCCAGGACATCCGGGACCGGATGCTCTTCGCCGAGGCGCTCGAGACCGCGAAGACCTTCGAGGAGGGCGTCATCACCTCGGCGGCCGCCGCGAACATCGGCTCGATCATGGGCATCGGCTTCCCGCCCAACACCGGTGGTGCCGCGCAGTTCATGACCGGCTACGAGAACAAGGCCACCGGCGAGATCGGCCTCAACGCGTTCATCGCGCGGGCCGACGAGCTGGCTGCCCAGTACGGCGACCGCTTCCAGGCCACCGCCTGGCTGCGTGAGCTGGCTGCCTCGGGCGGTTCGTTCCCCGCCTGA
- a CDS encoding acetyl-CoA C-acetyltransferase: MAEAFVYDHIRTPRGRGKANGSLHESKPVDLVVGLLDALQERNPSLDPNRIDDVVLGVVSPVGDQGGDIAKTAAIAAGLPDTVAGVQLNRFCASGLEAVNQAASRVRGGFEDLIIAGGVESMSRVAMGSDGGSWASDPATAFKAGFVPQGIGADLIATIEGWSREDVDAYAAESHHRAAKAWANGYYDKPVVPVKDINGLVLLDKDETVRPDTSVEGLSGLKPSFASLGADAGFDDVALEKYHWLEKINHVHHAGNSSGIVDGAALTLIGTEQVGKDLGLTPRAKIIATAVSGADPIIMLTGPAPAARKALAKAGLEVGDIDLFEINEAFAAVAMRFMRDMDISHDITNVNGGAIAMGHPLGATGAIILGTLIDELERRDLRRGLATLCVGGGMGIATIVELV; this comes from the coding sequence ATGGCAGAAGCATTCGTGTACGACCACATTCGCACTCCGCGAGGACGAGGCAAGGCCAACGGCTCCCTCCACGAGTCGAAGCCGGTCGACCTCGTCGTCGGTCTGCTGGATGCCCTCCAGGAGCGCAACCCGAGCCTGGACCCGAACCGCATCGACGACGTCGTCCTCGGCGTCGTCTCCCCGGTCGGCGACCAGGGTGGCGACATCGCCAAGACCGCGGCCATCGCCGCCGGCTTGCCTGACACCGTTGCCGGCGTCCAGCTCAACCGCTTCTGTGCCTCGGGCCTCGAGGCCGTCAACCAGGCCGCCAGCCGCGTCCGCGGTGGCTTCGAAGACCTGATCATCGCCGGTGGCGTCGAGTCGATGAGCCGCGTCGCCATGGGCTCCGACGGTGGCTCCTGGGCCTCGGACCCGGCCACCGCGTTCAAGGCCGGCTTCGTCCCGCAGGGGATCGGCGCCGACCTGATCGCCACGATCGAGGGCTGGTCGCGCGAAGACGTCGACGCGTACGCCGCCGAGTCGCACCACCGCGCCGCCAAGGCGTGGGCCAACGGCTACTACGACAAGCCCGTCGTACCGGTGAAGGACATCAATGGCCTGGTCCTGCTCGACAAGGACGAGACCGTGCGCCCCGACACCTCGGTCGAGGGCCTGTCCGGCCTCAAGCCGAGCTTCGCCTCGCTCGGTGCCGATGCCGGCTTCGACGACGTCGCGCTCGAGAAGTACCACTGGCTCGAGAAGATCAACCACGTCCACCACGCCGGCAACTCGTCGGGCATCGTCGACGGTGCCGCACTGACCCTGATCGGCACCGAGCAGGTCGGCAAGGACCTCGGCCTGACCCCGCGGGCGAAGATCATCGCGACCGCCGTGTCCGGCGCGGACCCGATCATCATGCTCACCGGTCCCGCCCCGGCGGCCCGCAAGGCGCTGGCCAAGGCCGGCCTCGAGGTCGGCGACATCGACCTGTTCGAGATCAACGAGGCGTTCGCTGCCGTCGCCATGCGGTTCATGCGCGACATGGACATCAGCCACGACATCACCAACGTCAACGGTGGCGCGATCGCGATGGGCCACCCGCTCGGTGCGACCGGCGCGATCATCCTCGGCACGCTCATCGACGAGCTCGAGCGCCGCGACCTGCGCCGCGGCCTCGCCACGCTCTGCGTCGGCGGCGGCATGGGCATCGCGACGATCGTCGAACTGGTCTGA
- a CDS encoding MerR family transcriptional regulator gives MDVTRDASDSALLTLDELTARVGLSVRTVRFYTTRGLVPPPIRRGRSGYYAAIHVARIELVLELQSHGFTLSAIERYVAGIPADATPEDISLARTMLAPWQSDLPVEMDLEQLELRAGRALSADDIATLQALGVLRLRGTTYLVASNQLAIGVRLLELGFPRDVAIGAAAVYQRHGEQMAQELGAVIEELLVPAGFEKESEHFREVMERLKPLSVGGLVTAYETAVARNVRNRSGR, from the coding sequence GTGGATGTGACGCGGGACGCATCCGACAGCGCGCTGCTGACGCTCGACGAGCTCACCGCCCGGGTCGGACTGAGCGTGCGGACCGTGCGGTTCTACACCACACGCGGCCTCGTTCCGCCTCCGATCCGCCGCGGACGGTCCGGTTACTACGCCGCGATCCACGTCGCCCGGATCGAGCTGGTCCTCGAACTGCAGAGCCACGGTTTCACGCTGTCGGCCATCGAGCGGTACGTCGCCGGAATCCCCGCGGACGCCACCCCCGAGGACATCTCACTGGCCCGCACGATGCTCGCGCCCTGGCAGTCCGACCTGCCGGTGGAGATGGACCTGGAGCAGCTGGAGCTCCGTGCCGGGCGTGCACTCTCGGCCGACGACATCGCCACCTTGCAGGCGCTCGGTGTGCTCCGGTTGCGCGGGACGACGTACCTCGTGGCGAGCAACCAGCTCGCCATCGGCGTCCGGCTGCTCGAGCTCGGCTTCCCCCGGGATGTCGCGATCGGCGCCGCCGCGGTCTACCAGCGACACGGCGAGCAGATGGCCCAGGAGCTGGGGGCCGTCATCGAGGAGCTGCTGGTGCCCGCCGGCTTCGAGAAGGAGTCCGAGCACTTCCGCGAGGTGATGGAGCGGCTCAAGCCGCTGTCCGTCGGTGGCCTGGTGACGGCGTACGAAACGGCCGTGGCCCGCAACGTCCGGAACCGCTCCGGACGCTGA
- a CDS encoding DEAD/DEAH box helicase: MTSTFAELGVPADLLAVLTADGITIPTPIQAATLPDSLAGRDILGRGRTGSGKTYAFGIPLVARLVGTNRRPAPKKPRALVLAPTRELVSQIAAAITPLAKTSGLSVTTVFGGVGQGPQVNALRQGVDIVIACPGRLEDLIQQRACDLSDIQVTVLDEADHMADLGFLPAVRRLLDQTPKNGQRMLFSATLDGAINVLVKRFLANPAVHEADSAQSPVSKMDHHVLHIEREQRLAVLIDLVSAPGRTVVFTRTKHGAKGLARQLNSNGVPAVDLHGNLSQGARTRNMDAFHSGTATTLVATDIAARGIHVDDVSLVVHADPPAEHKAYLHRSGRTARAGAAGTVITLMTSDQRRDVSDLTRAAGIKPTTTRIDNPNHPMLKELAPGERSRPGGIDLGPAPSAGGGGNGGGGRNRGKSGGGRAAAKTGTKTGGGRSGGAPRGNGGSASGTTSGAKTGQSAGGNRGRRSGGGGGGAARGGSSAGGSSHSAANFSGRR, from the coding sequence ATGACTTCCACGTTCGCCGAACTCGGCGTTCCCGCTGATCTCCTTGCCGTCCTGACGGCCGACGGGATCACCATCCCCACCCCGATCCAGGCCGCGACCCTTCCGGACTCGCTGGCTGGCCGGGACATCCTCGGCCGCGGCCGCACGGGCTCCGGCAAGACCTACGCGTTCGGCATCCCGCTCGTCGCGCGCCTCGTCGGCACCAACCGCCGCCCGGCGCCGAAGAAGCCGCGGGCACTCGTGCTCGCGCCGACCCGTGAGCTCGTCTCGCAGATCGCTGCGGCCATCACCCCGCTCGCCAAGACCTCCGGCCTGAGCGTCACCACCGTGTTCGGTGGCGTCGGCCAGGGCCCGCAGGTCAACGCGCTGCGTCAGGGTGTCGACATCGTCATCGCCTGCCCCGGTCGCCTCGAGGACCTGATCCAGCAGCGCGCATGCGACCTCAGCGACATCCAGGTCACCGTGCTCGACGAGGCCGACCACATGGCCGACCTCGGCTTCCTGCCCGCCGTACGGCGCCTGCTGGACCAGACGCCGAAGAACGGCCAGCGGATGCTCTTCTCCGCCACGCTCGACGGCGCGATCAACGTGCTCGTCAAGCGCTTCCTCGCGAACCCGGCCGTCCACGAGGCCGACTCGGCCCAGTCGCCGGTCTCCAAGATGGACCACCACGTGCTGCACATCGAGCGCGAGCAGCGCCTCGCCGTGCTCATCGACCTGGTCAGCGCGCCGGGTCGCACGGTCGTCTTCACCCGTACCAAGCACGGCGCGAAGGGCCTGGCCCGCCAGCTCAACAGCAACGGCGTTCCCGCGGTCGACCTGCACGGCAACCTGAGCCAGGGTGCGCGCACGCGCAACATGGACGCGTTCCACAGCGGCACCGCGACCACCCTGGTGGCCACGGACATCGCGGCCCGCGGCATCCACGTCGACGACGTCTCGCTCGTGGTCCACGCCGACCCGCCGGCCGAGCACAAGGCCTACCTGCACCGCTCGGGCCGTACGGCGCGCGCCGGTGCTGCTGGCACCGTCATCACCCTGATGACCAGCGACCAGCGTCGCGACGTCAGTGACCTGACCCGGGCGGCCGGCATCAAGCCGACCACCACCCGGATCGACAACCCCAACCACCCGATGCTCAAGGAGCTCGCTCCCGGCGAGCGTTCGCGTCCGGGCGGCATCGACCTCGGCCCGGCCCCTTCGGCCGGTGGCGGCGGCAACGGTGGCGGCGGTCGCAACCGCGGCAAGTCCGGTGGTGGCCGCGCGGCTGCCAAGACCGGCACCAAGACGGGCGGCGGCCGCTCTGGCGGAGCTCCGCGCGGCAACGGTGGCTCGGCTTCTGGCACCACCTCGGGCGCGAAGACCGGCCAGTCGGCCGGCGGCAACCGCGGTCGCCGCAGCGGCGGCGGCGGTGGCGGAGCGGCTCGTGGTGGCAGCAGCGCCGGTGGCAGCAGCCACAGCGCCGCGAACTTCAGCGGTCGCCGCTGA